One Bacteroidota bacterium genomic window carries:
- a CDS encoding Eco57I restriction-modification methylase domain-containing protein, whose product MKLLKQTPKKALKAFLKQRPLRSEIDVFKTNLITLLDKISVIENRPKDESEEHLKNDLRDFLRDTYYKDTNAINTKDKKDLVIHLGKTTDSEVGVIIEAKRPTNINEMVSGDNPNKKALHELILYYLDERNKVGNNQLKQLVITNVNEWYIIDVNHFDKHINRNKQINKLYETKINDKKDNPFFYEEVAKIIEKIDVEIPCVYFDIREYDTILRNNKKEDDRELTALQKILSPQHLLKIVTPNDSNSLDERFYKELLHIIGLEEAKEGGKNIIMRKLENKNPASLIESTIDAILTEDSLHRLPDQTIYGEAEEERIFNISLELCITWINRILFLKLLEGQLVTYHPGNKEKYLFLNSAIINDFDELFKLFHKVLAVNLKDRTEAIIGKFSQVPYLNSSLFEISELEDQTIKLNSLDNDGQLELINTTILKDIKKKADRLPTLEYLFKFLNAYNFASEGTEDVQEDNKTIINASVLGKVFEKINGYKDGSIFTPGFITMHMCRQAIRLAVVEKFNEALSKNGKNLFDKFEDVKNYTRRLYKTQDILRANEIINSLRICDPAVGSGHYLVSSLNEIICIKAELGILADEHGNSISGYEIEIINDELIITDPKGNSVEYKLQNGKPVSKEMQHLQKTLFHEKQTLIENCLFGVDINPNSVKICRLRLWIELLKNAYYKEETDFLELETLPNIDINIKCGNSLLSRFPLDADLSKALKSIKYDIKAYRGFVNEYKNEKNREVKRGLQIIIDTIKSDFRTNLDDPFKLKISKARGEVLNVMSDLNRKQQWGEKIPKELKDRLDKASKKLVKLEAEKEAIINNAIYKNAFEWRFEFPEVLNNNGDFEGFDLIIGNPPYIKEDANRDAFNGLRTKECYQGKMDIWYLFGDLGLKLLKPNYNLCYIATNNWVTNAGASNFRNIVIKNNQIINLTDFGAYMIFENASIQTMIMLFKNNQEADNYAFDYRKLEGEKLSQENVLNLLTGLETENTILLFPKISKEILLNKPLTFNTDRNSELLDKIKAKHNFFLREKANRDLELQAEVGSGIDVLQDFVSKANCEKLIGKAKVGDGVFVLSQIEFDNMRFSKKEKEIIKPYYTTEQLQKYSGHPENQYWILYTKSDIGKLDKETKKIPINDYPKIKEHLDKFRSIITSDNKPYGLHRTREQHLFEGEKIFALRKCPNEPRFTYTDFDCYVSRAFLVVQSNRINLKYLTGLLNSKLIAFWLHKKGKMQGNAYQLDKEPLLEIPIYKPTDSEANKIATLVDKITAQKQQGIDSTENEREIDELVYNLYDITSEEQKIIEGN is encoded by the coding sequence ATGAAGTTATTAAAACAGACACCAAAAAAAGCACTTAAAGCATTCTTAAAGCAAAGACCTTTGAGAAGCGAAATAGATGTTTTCAAAACCAACCTCATTACTTTGCTTGACAAGATTAGCGTTATTGAAAACCGACCTAAAGACGAAAGCGAAGAACATTTAAAAAACGACCTGCGTGACTTTTTGCGTGACACCTATTACAAGGACACTAACGCTATAAACACCAAAGACAAGAAAGATTTAGTAATTCATTTAGGCAAAACCACCGACAGCGAAGTTGGCGTTATCATTGAAGCCAAAAGACCAACAAACATTAATGAAATGGTCTCGGGTGACAACCCAAACAAAAAAGCACTTCACGAATTAATACTTTACTACTTAGACGAGAGAAACAAAGTTGGCAACAACCAACTGAAACAACTTGTAATAACCAATGTAAACGAATGGTACATTATAGACGTAAACCATTTTGACAAACATATTAACCGCAATAAGCAAATAAATAAACTATACGAAACAAAAATCAACGATAAAAAAGACAATCCGTTCTTTTATGAGGAAGTTGCTAAAATAATTGAGAAAATAGATGTTGAAATACCTTGTGTTTACTTTGACATAAGGGAATACGACACCATTTTACGGAACAACAAAAAGGAAGATGACCGGGAATTAACAGCATTGCAAAAAATTCTTTCGCCACAGCATCTATTAAAAATTGTAACGCCAAACGACAGCAATTCGCTTGACGAAAGGTTTTACAAGGAATTGCTTCATATAATTGGTTTAGAAGAAGCAAAAGAAGGAGGTAAAAACATTATAATGCGAAAGTTAGAAAACAAAAATCCTGCTTCGCTTATTGAATCAACAATTGATGCAATTCTTACCGAAGATTCATTACATCGCTTACCTGACCAGACAATCTATGGAGAAGCAGAAGAAGAACGGATTTTTAATATTTCGTTAGAGCTTTGCATTACCTGGATAAACAGAATTTTATTTTTAAAATTATTAGAAGGGCAATTAGTCACTTATCATCCTGGAAACAAAGAAAAATACCTTTTCCTAAATAGTGCTATAATAAATGACTTTGACGAATTGTTTAAACTTTTCCATAAAGTGTTAGCTGTAAACCTGAAAGACAGAACTGAAGCTATAATAGGCAAATTCAGCCAAGTTCCTTACTTAAACAGTTCGCTTTTTGAAATTAGCGAATTGGAAGACCAAACCATAAAACTTAATTCGCTTGACAATGATGGACAACTTGAATTAATAAACACAACCATTCTAAAAGATATAAAAAAGAAGGCAGACAGGCTGCCTACGCTCGAGTATCTTTTTAAATTTTTAAATGCTTACAACTTTGCAAGTGAAGGAACAGAGGATGTTCAGGAGGATAACAAAACCATTATCAATGCTTCGGTTTTGGGTAAAGTGTTTGAAAAAATTAACGGGTACAAAGACGGTTCTATTTTTACCCCCGGCTTTATTACCATGCATATGTGCAGGCAAGCAATCCGACTGGCTGTAGTCGAAAAGTTTAACGAAGCCTTATCCAAAAACGGAAAAAATCTTTTCGACAAATTTGAAGATGTAAAAAACTACACTCGACGGCTATATAAAACACAGGATATTTTAAGAGCCAATGAAATAATTAACTCACTTCGTATTTGCGACCCTGCGGTAGGTTCAGGACACTACCTGGTTTCGTCGCTCAATGAAATTATTTGTATTAAAGCCGAATTGGGGATATTGGCTGACGAGCATGGTAACAGCATAAGCGGTTATGAAATTGAAATTATAAACGACGAACTCATTATTACCGATCCTAAAGGCAATAGTGTAGAGTATAAATTGCAAAATGGCAAACCTGTAAGTAAAGAAATGCAGCATCTGCAAAAAACACTCTTTCACGAAAAGCAAACCCTTATCGAAAACTGTTTGTTTGGTGTTGATATCAATCCAAACTCGGTAAAAATCTGCCGTTTACGTTTGTGGATCGAACTATTGAAAAACGCTTACTATAAAGAAGAAACCGACTTTTTGGAATTGGAAACACTTCCCAATATTGACATCAATATAAAATGCGGAAACAGTTTATTGAGCCGTTTTCCATTAGATGCTGATTTGAGTAAGGCATTGAAAAGCATAAAGTATGATATAAAAGCATACAGAGGTTTTGTAAATGAATACAAAAACGAAAAAAACCGTGAAGTAAAAAGAGGTTTGCAAATAATAATTGACACCATTAAAAGCGACTTCCGCACTAACCTTGACGACCCGTTTAAATTAAAAATTTCGAAAGCAAGGGGTGAAGTACTAAATGTTATGAGCGACCTGAACCGAAAACAACAATGGGGTGAAAAAATACCTAAAGAGCTAAAAGACAGACTTGATAAGGCATCAAAAAAATTAGTAAAGTTGGAGGCTGAAAAAGAAGCTATAATTAATAATGCCATTTATAAAAACGCATTTGAATGGCGTTTTGAGTTCCCAGAAGTGCTGAATAACAATGGAGACTTTGAGGGCTTTGATTTAATTATTGGAAATCCACCATATATTAAAGAGGATGCGAATCGTGATGCTTTTAATGGACTAAGAACAAAAGAATGCTACCAAGGTAAAATGGATATTTGGTATTTGTTTGGTGATTTAGGGTTGAAACTATTAAAACCAAATTACAACCTGTGTTATATTGCTACAAATAACTGGGTAACAAACGCAGGTGCTTCAAACTTTAGAAACATTGTTATAAAAAACAACCAAATAATTAATCTTACTGATTTTGGAGCGTATATGATTTTTGAAAACGCATCTATTCAAACAATGATTATGCTTTTCAAGAACAATCAAGAAGCCGACAACTATGCTTTTGATTACAGAAAATTAGAAGGCGAAAAACTAAGCCAAGAAAACGTTTTAAATTTACTTACTGGATTGGAGACAGAAAACACAATTTTACTTTTCCCAAAAATCAGTAAAGAAATTTTGCTAAATAAGCCATTGACTTTTAATACTGATAGAAACTCTGAACTGCTTGATAAAATAAAAGCAAAACATAATTTTTTTCTTAGAGAGAAAGCAAATAGAGATTTAGAACTACAAGCGGAAGTTGGTTCAGGAATTGATGTTCTTCAAGATTTTGTTAGTAAAGCGAATTGTGAAAAGCTAATTGGAAAAGCAAAAGTTGGTGACGGAGTTTTTGTTTTAAGTCAAATTGAATTTGACAATATGAGGTTCAGCAAAAAAGAAAAAGAAATAATAAAACCGTATTACACAACAGAGCAATTACAAAAATATTCCGGCCATCCTGAAAACCAGTATTGGATACTTTACACAAAATCAGACATTGGTAAACTCGACAAGGAAACAAAAAAGATTCCGATAAATGATTATCCCAAAATCAAAGAGCATTTGGATAAATTCAGGAGCATTATTACTTCGGATAATAAACCCTACGGTTTACATAGAACAAGAGAACAACATTTATTTGAAGGTGAAAAAATATTTGCCCTAAGAAAATGTCCAAATGAACCTCGTTTTACATATACAGATTTTGATTGTTATGTTTCACGGGCATTTTTAGTAGTTCAAAGCAATAGAATAAATCTAAAATATTTAACTGGTTTACTCAACTCAAAACTGATTGCTTTCTGGCTTCATAAAAAAGGCAAAATGCAAGGCAATGCTTATCAATTAGATAAAGAGCCATTACTTGAAATTCCTATTTATAAACCAACAGATTCAGAAGCCAATAAAATTGCGACATTGGTTGATAAAATAACTGCTCAAAAACAACAAGGCATTGACAGTACAGAAAACGAAAGAGAAATAGATGAATTGGTTTATAATCTTTATGATATTACATCGGAAGAACAAAAAATAATTGAAGGGAATTGA
- the gldG gene encoding gliding motility-associated ABC transporter substrate-binding protein GldG, translating to MMGKKIRNIRQNNIIQLVMGLIIIILLNIIGQYIFTRFDLTSEKRYTLTPATKDLLRNLDDVVYFKIYLEGEFPAGFKRLSRSTKEMLDEFRAYSNKIQYEFINPSKVGNAGEVRSFYQELIRKGLNPTDLTVKTSDGTSQQIIFPGGLVTYKSREIPVQFLLSQMGQTPEYILNSSVQNLEYTLSSSIRKVTIESKPSVAFIEGHGELKAPYVYDITNALKEFYTVERVKIDEKINSLTQRDSAGTGQFIVKNKYKAIIIAQPDSAFSEKDKFIIDQFIMRSGKVLWLIDPVYASMDSLENSNLTMGLAMNLNLDDQLFTYGVRLNPDLVLDLNALPIRIVTGMIGDQPQIEFLPWPFFPVITPTGDHPIIKNLNALMTHFASSLDTVGAKGIKKTILLTTSQYSHKLQTPVLISLDMLKEEPDQKQYSEQYIPIAALLEGEFQSVFRNRIPPEIRDNPLIDFHDISPPNKMIVVADGDIILNQMHMTQGYPLPLGFDQYTRQTFGNRDFIMNAMNYLCDDSGSIAARTREVKLRLLDKTKISDEKITWQLINILIPILLVGVMGVVQYLIRKRKYSR from the coding sequence ATGATGGGTAAAAAAATCAGAAATATCAGGCAAAATAATATCATCCAGCTTGTCATGGGATTGATCATCATTATTTTACTGAATATCATCGGCCAATATATATTTACCCGTTTTGACCTGACATCTGAAAAGAGGTACACACTTACACCGGCCACTAAAGATCTGCTGCGGAATTTAGATGATGTGGTTTACTTCAAAATATATCTGGAAGGGGAATTTCCGGCAGGTTTTAAACGGTTAAGCCGTTCAACAAAAGAGATGCTGGATGAATTCAGGGCATACAGCAACAAGATCCAATACGAATTCATCAATCCGTCGAAGGTGGGCAATGCAGGAGAAGTGAGGAGTTTTTACCAGGAGCTGATAAGGAAAGGATTGAATCCTACCGACCTGACAGTCAAGACCAGTGACGGCACATCGCAGCAGATCATTTTCCCGGGTGGTTTAGTCACCTATAAATCGCGTGAAATACCAGTTCAGTTTCTTCTGTCGCAGATGGGACAAACACCGGAATACATATTAAACAGTTCTGTGCAGAATCTTGAATACACGCTTTCCAGTTCCATCCGGAAAGTGACAATCGAGTCAAAGCCCTCTGTAGCATTTATCGAAGGTCATGGGGAACTTAAAGCACCCTATGTCTATGATATTACCAATGCACTGAAAGAGTTTTACACTGTTGAAAGGGTGAAGATCGACGAAAAGATTAATAGTCTGACACAGAGAGATTCGGCCGGAACAGGTCAGTTCATCGTAAAAAACAAATACAAGGCCATCATCATTGCGCAGCCTGACTCTGCCTTTTCGGAGAAAGATAAATTCATTATTGACCAGTTCATCATGCGTAGCGGTAAGGTGCTCTGGCTTATCGACCCGGTGTATGCCAGCATGGACAGTCTTGAAAACTCCAACCTGACGATGGGTCTGGCCATGAATCTCAACCTCGACGACCAGCTTTTCACGTATGGTGTACGGTTAAATCCTGATCTGGTGCTCGATCTCAACGCCTTACCCATTCGCATTGTCACCGGCATGATTGGTGACCAGCCGCAGATAGAGTTTCTGCCGTGGCCATTTTTCCCTGTCATAACCCCGACCGGTGATCATCCTATTATCAAGAATCTCAATGCCCTCATGACGCACTTTGCCAGCAGTCTTGACACAGTCGGGGCAAAAGGCATTAAAAAAACCATATTGCTTACGACGTCTCAATATTCACATAAACTTCAGACACCTGTGCTGATAAGCCTGGATATGCTCAAGGAGGAGCCCGATCAAAAGCAGTACAGTGAACAGTACATCCCCATAGCAGCATTGCTGGAGGGTGAATTTCAGTCGGTATTCAGAAATCGTATTCCGCCTGAAATACGCGATAATCCTTTAATTGACTTTCATGACATAAGTCCGCCCAATAAAATGATCGTGGTGGCCGATGGAGATATTATCCTGAATCAAATGCATATGACACAGGGGTATCCCCTGCCGCTTGGCTTTGACCAGTATACGCGGCAGACGTTCGGCAACAGGGATTTTATAATGAATGCCATGAATTATCTTTGTGATGATTCAGGGAGTATAGCTGCCAGGACCAGAGAGGTGAAACTCCGGCTGCTCGATAAGACAAAAATCAGTGACGAAAAAATCACCTGGCAACTCATTAATATACTGATACCAATACTTCTTGTCGGTGTAATGGGTGTTGTACAGTATTTAATAAGGAAAAGAAAATATTCACGTTGA
- the gldF gene encoding gliding motility-associated ABC transporter permease subunit GldF, whose product MFTLFKKEVSSFLSSLIGYVVIAVFLLVNGLFLWVFPVEFNILDFGYATLDGLFIISPFVFLFLIPAVTMRSFAEEKKSGTIELLLTKPLSDLQIIMAKYFAGLLLVIISLLPTLIYLISVYQLGLPKGNMDMGGTWGSYIGLLFLGASFVAIGLFASSLTDNQIVAFILGVFLCGVMYIGFDLIYPLLIFGEIDLFIKSMGINAHYSAMSHGVIDTRDVLYFLSVTGIFILLAKVSLESRKWDRAKIKTTVEG is encoded by the coding sequence ATGTTCACGTTATTTAAGAAAGAGGTCAGCAGTTTTCTCAGCTCGCTCATAGGGTATGTTGTCATTGCCGTTTTTTTGCTGGTCAATGGACTATTTCTATGGGTTTTCCCTGTGGAATTCAATATCCTTGATTTCGGCTATGCCACACTCGACGGATTATTCATCATCTCGCCATTTGTATTCCTTTTCCTCATTCCAGCCGTGACCATGCGGTCATTTGCTGAAGAGAAAAAAAGCGGTACAATTGAGCTGCTGCTCACAAAACCTCTGTCGGATTTACAGATTATCATGGCAAAATACTTTGCCGGACTGCTCCTGGTTATTATTTCGCTGCTGCCGACGTTGATCTATCTGATTTCAGTTTATCAGCTAGGGTTGCCAAAAGGAAACATGGATATGGGCGGAACATGGGGATCATATATAGGATTGCTTTTCCTTGGGGCTTCCTTTGTCGCTATCGGTCTGTTCGCCTCATCCCTGACAGATAACCAGATCGTCGCTTTTATCCTGGGTGTTTTCCTTTGCGGTGTGATGTATATCGGATTTGACCTGATCTATCCCCTGTTGATTTTTGGGGAAATAGATCTGTTTATCAAATCCATGGGAATAAATGCCCATTATTCGGCTATGAGCCATGGCGTGATTGATACGCGGGATGTTTTGTACTTTTTAAGTGTGACAGGCATTTTCATTCTGCTCGCCAAGGTTTCACTGGAAAGCAGGAAATGGGACAGGGCTAAGATTAAAACAACAGTTGAAGGGTGA